In Cicer arietinum cultivar CDC Frontier isolate Library 1 chromosome 1, Cicar.CDCFrontier_v2.0, whole genome shotgun sequence, one DNA window encodes the following:
- the LOC101492132 gene encoding E3 ubiquitin-protein ligase DA2L produces the protein MGNKLGRKRQVVDEKYTRPQGLYNHKDVDQKKLRKLILESKLAPCYPGDEETAYDREECPICFLYYPSLNRSRCCTKSICTECFLQMKVPNSTRPTQCPFCKTANYAVEYRGVKSKEEKGLEQIEEQRVIEAKIRMRKQELQDEEERMHKRLEISSANVNVAVADVEYSSNAVAESSMSVIEPDEIVSSQDSCATPMVRPPPSTRANRDDEFDVDLEDIMVMEAIWLSIQENGRQRNASFTDVTSDATSGHYVAEDRYVSSPMGPQTGSSSSPSGGLACAIAALAERQQMAGESSVSSNNENSSSFNMLPGSRRFYNRLGRDMVSYSSAENLNEGAPDDDVAMTQSHGEWSIDHGPHVTETATSYATSVEVEDRGELSSVSQSNDLDGNLQSATDPIIPESYEEQMMLAMAVSLAEARAMPSGQSASWQ, from the exons aTGGGTAATAAACTTGGGAGGAAGAGACAAGTGGTAGATGAAAAATATACACGGCCGCAAGGGTTGTATAATCATAAAGATGTGGATCAGAAGAAGCTGAGGAAGCTTATCCTTGAATCAAAGCTTGCACCTTGCTATCCTGGAGATGAAGAAACTGCCTATGATCGTGAAGAGTGCCCAATTTGCTTTCTG TATTATCCAAGTCTAAATCGATCAAGATGTTGCACAAAAAGCATTTGTACAG AGTGTTTTTTGCAGATGAAAGTTCCAAATTCAACCCGGCCTACCCA GTGTCCCTTTTGTAAAACGGCAAATTATGCTGTGGAGTATCGTGGTGTAAAATCAAAAGAAGAGAAAGGATTGGAACAGATT GAGGAGCAGCGTGTTATTGAAGCAAAAATTAGGATGCGGAAACAGGAACTTCAGGATGAAGAGGAAAGAATGCATAAAAGACTAGAAATAAGCTCTGCAAATGTGAATGTGGCTGTTGCAGATGTTGAATACAGTTCAAATGCAG TGGCTGAATCTTCAATGTCTGTCATTGAACCTGATGAAATAGTCTCTTCTCAAGACTCATGTGCCACACCAATGGTTAGACCACCTCCTTCCACTAGGGCCAATAG agatgatgaatttgatgttgatCTTGAGGACATTATGGTCATGGAAGCAATCTGGCTTTCCATTCAg GAGAATGGAAGGCAGAGAAATGCATCTTTTACTGATGTTACTTCTGATGCTACATCTGGCCACTACGTAGCTGAGGATCGCTATGTTTCGTCTCCCATGGGTCCGCAGACAGGATCATCTTCATCCCCATCGGGGGGTCTTGCTTGTGCCATTGCAGCTCTTGCTGAGCGTCAGCAAATGGCTGGAGAATCATCTGTAAGCTCCAACAATGAAAATTCATCGTCATTCAACATGCTACCAGGTTCCAGAAGGTTTTATAACAGGCTTGGTAGAGATATGGTTAGTTATTCATCGGCAGAAAACCTGAATGAGGGGGCACCAGATGATGATGTGGCAATGACTCAGAGTCATGGTGAATGGAGCATAGATCATGGACCACATGTGACTGAAACAGCAACTAGCTATGCAACCTCTGTTGAAGTAGAAGATCGTGGTGAACTGTCTTCTGTGTCACAGTCTAATGACCTTGATGGAAACCTTCAAAGTGCCACAGACCCCATTATTCCCGAGAGTTATGAGGAGCAGATGATGCTGGCTATGGCTGTCTCTTTAGCTGAAGCTCGAGCCATGCCGAGCGGACAGAGTGCTTCATGGCAATAG